Sequence from the Natronomonas marina genome:
TACCGCGCTCGACCGCAGGGAGAGCGCGACTGGAGGGAGGCGCTATTTTTCATCGAAGTTTTTGCCGGCCGCTCGCCATAGTCATTCGGGGAAGTTATTGAGGAAAACCGTCTTTTCGATGTAATGACTGGCCGTGAGAAAGAAGTTGTACGCCACCTGAGCGAGGAAGACCTGGATAGACTGCTCACGGAAACTGACGACGTGAAGCAACACGAACGGCTCGTGTTCATCAAACGGCTATACAAGGGAGCGACGCTCGCTGAAGCCGCTGATGACGTTGGGCGATCAGAGGGGACAGCTGACAACTGGGTCGAACGCTGGAATGAAGGAGGACTGGGCAAACTCACGCCGAACTTCGGGGGCGGCAGGCCCCCGAAGCTCGGCGAGGCCGAACAGCAGCGACTGATCGAGCGACTCCGTGAGGGCCAGCCCTGGAAAAAACAGGAGATTCAGCATCTCCTCAACGAGGAATTCAATATCGAGTATCATCCACACTATCTACCGACGTTTCTGGACAACCTCGGCCTCTCGTACGCTATTCCACGGACGAAACGTCCTGATCGACCAGACGACGCCGAAGGGATTCTCGACGAACGCGTCGAGTACGCGTTCGACGAGGATGCCGACGATCAGCCTCACAACAAACGAGAGAAAGATCAAGACGACGAAGACTGGGACCGTGACGAGGATATTCGAACAGATGGTGGCACAGTCATCGGGTTTTTCGACCTGTCACATCCACAGCCGTGGGACAATTCTCAGCGGATGTACACAGTTGATGACCCACACATCACCCGGCCGCTGGTGAAAATCGACACACCAGCGGCCGGGTTCTATGCACTCAACGGTGAGAGTGTACTGTCGTTTCCGCCGAACCAGGAGAAAGAACAGATCTGTGAGTGCTTCGAGACGATCCGCGAGCAGAATCCGCGTACCCGGATTCTGCTCGTTTTAGATAACTTCTCATCTCACATTTGCAAGTACACTCGCAAGCGTGCCCACGAACTAGGAATTGATCTCGTATTCCTTCCGGTTGGATCGCCGCATCTCAATCCAATCGAGCCAGTCTGGAAAAGTCTCAAGTGGGAGTCATCACCGCTGATTGTCGAAGATGAAGACGAGTACCGAACACTCCTTGACGATCTGTTCGAAGAACTGACCGAGCAACTGAGCTTCGCTGCATCGTGGATTGACAATCACCTCAGTGGATTCCTCAATAAGATCCGCTAATCACTACCGGCGAGCGGCCGTGCAAAAAGTTCGTTCGGAGGACTTAGTACGAAGGCGAGGATAGACGGCGGACATGAACGTTGCAGACGCGATGACGCCCAGGTCGGAGGTGGTGTCGGTCGACATCCCCGGTACCCGCGAGGACGTCCTCGAGTACCTCCAGGAGCGGGGCTTCTCGTCGGTTCCCATCGTCAAGCAGGGCGACGAGGGCGAGACGTTCCGCGGGCTCGTTACCCGGGAGTCGCTCATCGAGCAGCCCGACGAGGACCAGCTGGCGATGCTCGTCCGCGAGGTGCCGACCATCGAGCCGTCGGCGACGCTGACCGAACTCGCCGCCCTCGTCCT
This genomic interval carries:
- a CDS encoding IS630 family transposase — protein: MTGREKEVVRHLSEEDLDRLLTETDDVKQHERLVFIKRLYKGATLAEAADDVGRSEGTADNWVERWNEGGLGKLTPNFGGGRPPKLGEAEQQRLIERLREGQPWKKQEIQHLLNEEFNIEYHPHYLPTFLDNLGLSYAIPRTKRPDRPDDAEGILDERVEYAFDEDADDQPHNKREKDQDDEDWDRDEDIRTDGGTVIGFFDLSHPQPWDNSQRMYTVDDPHITRPLVKIDTPAAGFYALNGESVLSFPPNQEKEQICECFETIREQNPRTRILLVLDNFSSHICKYTRKRAHELGIDLVFLPVGSPHLNPIEPVWKSLKWESSPLIVEDEDEYRTLLDDLFEELTEQLSFAASWIDNHLSGFLNKIR